A single genomic interval of Oncorhynchus mykiss isolate Arlee chromosome 13, USDA_OmykA_1.1, whole genome shotgun sequence harbors:
- the emp2 gene encoding epithelial membrane protein 2 (The RefSeq protein has 2 substitutions compared to this genomic sequence) codes for MLVILTFILLFHVISVILLFISTINNAWWVASAPGGNVIYTDLWYSCNVTCLPVKNGASTDAVYLQAVQATMILSTILCCVGFFVFILQLFKLKQGERFVFTAIIQLLASLCVMIGASIYTAQRESFTEESLRKGGYGSSYVLAWISFPMTVFSGLMYLVLRKRK; via the exons ATGTTGGTGATTTTaaccttcatcctcctcttccacgTCATCtcagtcatcctcctcttcatcagcaCCATCAACAAT GCATGGTGGGTGGCGTCTGCTCCAGGAGGCAACGTGATTTACACCGACCTGTGGTACTCCTGTAACGTAACATGTCTCCCTGTCAAGAACGGCGCTTCCACTGACGCAG TCTATCTACAGGCTGTCCAGGCCACTATGATCCTGTCCACAATTCTCTGCTGCGTGGGTTTCTTTGTGTTCATCCTTCAGCTCTTCAAACTGAAACAAGGAGAGAGATTTGTCTTTACAGCCATCATCCAGCTAATGGCTG gccTGTGTGTGATGATCGGAGCGTCCATATACACGGCGCAGAGGGAGAGTTTTACGGAGGAGTCTCTAAGGAAGGGAGGATACGGTTCATCCTACGTCCTGGCCTGGATCAGTTTCCCCATGACTGTCTTCAGTGGACTCATGTATCTGGTGTTGAGGAAACGCAAATAA
- the emp2 gene encoding epithelial membrane protein 2 isoform X1 codes for MLVILTFILLFHVISVILLFISTINNAWWVASAPGGNVIYTDLWYSCNVTCLPVKNGASTDAVYLQAVQATMILSTILCCVGFFVFILQLFKLKQGERFVFTAIIQLMAGLCVMIGASIYTAQRESFTEESLRKGGYGSSYVLAWISFPMTVFSGLMYLVLRKRK; via the exons ATGTTGGTGATTTTaaccttcatcctcctcttccacgTCATCtcagtcatcctcctcttcatcagcaCCATCAACAAT GCATGGTGGGTGGCGTCTGCTCCAGGAGGCAACGTGATTTACACCGACCTGTGGTACTCCTGTAACGTAACATGTCTCCCTGTCAAGAACGGCGCTTCCACTGACGCAG TCTATCTACAGGCTGTCCAGGCCACTATGATCCTGTCCACAATTCTCTGCTGCGTGGGTTTCTTTGTGTTCATCCTTCAGCTCTTCAAACTGAAACAAGGAGAGAGATTTGTCTTTACAGCCATCATCCAGCTAATGGCTG gccTGTGTGTGATGATCGGAGCGTCCATATACACGGCGCAGAGGGAGAGTTTTACGGAGGAGTCTCTAAGGAAGGGAGGATACGGTTCATCCTACGTCCTGGCCTGGATCAGTTTCCCCATGACTGTCTTCAGTGGACTCATGTATCTGGTGTTGAGGAAACGCAAATAA